Sequence from the Nerophis ophidion isolate RoL-2023_Sa linkage group LG10, RoL_Noph_v1.0, whole genome shotgun sequence genome:
cCCTTTCAAATGCAAGAAAATTGTATTCACCATATATTTTAGTTTTAGCATTGTAATTACAATGTTAAAtaccaagttaaataaaacaaacaaaaaataaaatatatacattttgtacaaccaaaagcaataaaatagGTTTTATTAAGGTGGGTGGGGGACCCTCAAcaaatatacacaaccaaaacaataaataaaatggctAGATAAAGTTATTGTGACCACAATTATCACAGTTATCATTGTTACTGTGATATCGTTTGATGTGCTTAAAATATAATCATACAGACGCAAAAATCATTTAaccaagttgtatttttttctttctttccttttcttagtttatttcgaacatgacatacctacaacattatacatcaggcaatttcatatcatttcacaatacatcatgtacgaaaaggagtaggaagaagcgcccacaaatataataataataacaataatagattttattggtaaaaagcactttacgaaaataaataaaatataaaactagaaacagcccaatagctaacaccagcatgcatgtctatagaaaggcttttttaaaaagatgggtttttaagccttttttaaacgcatccacagtctgaggtgccctcaggtggtcagggagagcgttccacagactgggagcagaggagcagaaagcccggtctcccattgtttgaagctttgtccgtggaggttggaggaggttagcctgtatagagcgtaggtgtcgtgtggaggatttgggggtgagcagtttattgaggtagaggggggcatttccatggaggcactggtgagttactagggagattttgaattcaggaagccagtgaagggatttgagagttgatgtgatgtggtcatgtttccgcactctcatcaggatcctcgcagcactattttgtatgtactgcagcatatatacattcattcactgacctttacagcaaaatagcaaaatgacatccgtgaatgagtaacacaacagttttttaatatgtacttaattaattcagtcattattaacatactgagatgaagaatatcttattttcaataaagtttaaagtgtttctcataattcttctttaaATTTTGTAAGcgctattaatttgaacagcctcttaaactggatcatatcagtacaatatttaacttctttacttaatccattccataatttaattccacatactgataggCTAAAGGTTTTAGGGTTttcaataattaaaataaatatccaCACAATACTGTATTCTCTTGGCAGAggaaagatcacattttactctGGCTTCATTAGAaccatattatttatatttatgtgcCTAAATATTTTCTTCCATTTTAATTTCCAAATGTTAgggaatataaaaaatatataattttgtgATCAGTTATTTCTCTTTCCCTTTTTTTGATGTTTACTTCCTGTGGAACGAAATCGGTGTCCGAGCAGACGTGTCACGCGACAAATACTTCCTGCCCTTCTCTTGATGTGTATCGTGTGGGAAGTTGGTATGCTTCTGCATCGATCCTAACGTTTTGTACTGAAAAAGTCAGTTCAACCCTACTGATTAGTGAGTTTAGGTAAGGTAGCAAAATCTATTTTATGAACATGTTTATTAAGTTTTAACAAATGCATTCCTAAcaattttttgactatttttgcgAGATGCAAGGGATACAATTTAGGCTGATCAACTGGGGGACAAAAATCTAATTGAGACTTAGTTTCCCCTAATTATCGTTTATATAAATATCATGTGTCCGTCCGGGGACAGGAAATCCAAAATGTTTTACCAGTAACCACTTTTTGAATTCAATAACTGTTAATTAGTGTGCACACAATGCACTCTGTGCAAATACAGTTGATTGATCATGTCTTGACTGAAACAAAATGGTGCACTCTTTGACGGCAACCCGCAGAGCTTAAGTTGATTTTGTCTccctttgtgtttgtgttttaaaaAAGACATCAACTTTGGAAAGATATTCACAAGCCTGCCGTGGCAGGTCGGCCAGAATTGTTCTGCGCTATATTTCCATTAAAATGTTTTGGAACACTCATCCCATTACattaagaaatcttttttttagATCCATTGATTAATGGATCATTATTGTAAGCGGGGTTCGTACACCTTTACCATGGCCAAATACAAGCACTTTTaaaaggactttcaagatcaaatttccagtttttccaggacccttcaaaaggcaaaaaccagtgtgaatcaatccatagccttgtttAAGGACAGTAGGAAAAATACGGAAAATCTGctaagcctaacattgaaccagcagttatccttaactgaatggggcatagaaaatgaagcagtgttttTGTAGgctattcaatgtcattggtgtttgcaaagGTCTCCATTCGTGttgtttttcaaatgtattgttattttttcGTACTTCTGCTTGTAAACTGCATAACGTGATTATAAATATACGCACCCTCAAAATTTCAATTCCAttaatttattaacaaaactgtTCCACATTAATATAAGAATAGTAAATTaaaggaaaatattttgtttgtttcacaaCACCTCAGTCACTTTTCATTAAGCATATCTAGCCTTATAACTGTGGCTATGATAattaacaaaaagacaaaagttaagATTTTTTGCTTTCACAAAGGTAGCCAGACAAGTTAAGTAGACAGCGAAAATGATAGAGCAAGAAATGCATACAACCATGttgtgtaaaaactacaaaatcagTCAAATTAACTCAGCTCTAAGTTGTGAAAAAAGTATACAAAATTATACATTACATGACCTTCACAGTACAAAGAAGTCCAAAAATGGACAAATAATttccagggacaagcggtagaaaatgtatggatggatgttcaataaAACGACAACCTCCCAGCATGATGGACAGATGCACCACTTTTCTCTTGGGGGCGACCCAGAACCACATATACGGCAATGAGATGTAAGATCAAGCTATATACACGTTAGTGATcagaacagcagagtgctccctggctaAATGGAAGCGTCGGCATTTAACTGTAGTATATTCCAGATCTTGGGACCAGTGGCTGTTTACTACCTTTGAATCTGAAGTCCAGTTGTTGTTTAGGTAGGATCAAACatgtagctttcatttttaaggaaacttgttttatttttttccattttattatttgcatattgagtcagactgccgagaaatataatgaacatttccaagcacttcacccaaaattcaagcatttttcaaaccttgaaaacacaacattcaaatccaagcattttaaggtttttaagcacccgttaAGGACCCTGTGTAAGGCTCCCAATTAACATTAAAATGCCCATCCCTAGTTGTGATGACACAAAGAACAAGAATTTCATTGGAAAGGTAATTTACCTTTCTACAATCTACGGTacagtaaaaaacattttaacaaaatGTAGCCATCAATGTTCTAATTACATAAAGCTTGTTTGAACACTCATCTTACAcacaaaaattattattttctgttttgcaCAGTGAGTCACAATCAACTGAATACACCACATGGGTTTTCTGGAACATGGGGGACAACGAGGTCACATTAGCATCACTCTGTTTATTTTCTGAGATTCCCTAAACACTCAGTAGCTGCCAAGACAAACCAAGGACACATGCACATACACCCAAACTTGTACACACAAAACCTTCCCAGATGAGAAATTTGTTCAACTGTGATTCAGCCAGCTACATCTGCTATCAACACAAAGTTATTTAAGAAAAACTCACGTCAGTGGAACTCTTAAGTCGACATCTCCTGGATTGTCGAATTCATGTCAACAGAAACAGTTGCCTGACATCAGCGGCTATAGCCATTGCTTGCACATTTACTAGTGACTTTGGCTAGGGACAAAAGGAGAATTGAAataaggcggaaggcgggggtacacccaggacaagtcgccacctcatcgcagggccacaatgatatatattattgtcaaaaagaatgttaaCTTTATAATTTAAGTATAATCATTTAATTACATCTGCAAAATGACCATATTAAAGACAGTCCTATGGTGTTTCTGACACCGCTTCCAACTTTAAAAAGGATCAATTAGATGTATTTATAACCAACTTTTTCTTTTACATCCTGAGTCTCTAAATTTGGTTAAGTCCATATGTAATTTAATAcacatggatggatgaatgaacatTTTGACTCTGCCCATCCCTGACTTGGATGGAAATATTTAACACCGTCTGTGGTCACTGGTGAAAGGTTTGAACTGAATCCTCCAAGTAGACTATTTGGGGTAGCACCTCAGTCATCTACCTTGCGTAAATCCAAAAACAATCCTGTAGCACTCACTAGTTTGTTggctaaaacagtggtccccaaccttttttgcaccacagaCTGGTTTATTGTAGGCAAATAAatttcagggaccggctttccacttgtgccagatcaATAAGGCAAAAATAAGtggatgaaaaatacaactcactataaagCCGAATTAGTGGGAGACTGGTGCtcgtttctttgcaatgagatgaaGATGGAAATCAGACTTTGGCtaaaatctgtcacatttattattttatatgttcattaatgtgcattgtgtcatgtcacaaagttagaaCAAATATAACAATtggcaacttcctatgaggagttttattggggttaaggttagggttaaccctataaacaagcttattggtgtgtcgaGTGAGACAGACGAAAGTTtagtcggagaaaatgcagtgGTTTATAAATcatttaatgtttctctgcggcccggtagcgAATGCGTCACGGACCGCTACCGGGacctgtggttggggaccactgggctaCAACACTCATTGTGGTAATTGGGATGCAACAGCGCCTCCTTGCCACACCTTCCAGATTAAAGATGTTCTGTACTTACTCAAATTGGAGAAGATTAGACTGACATtgaatatagggctgggcgatatatcgatatactcaatatatcacgcgtttgtctctgtgcagggcttcacggtggcagaggggttagtgtgtctgcctcacagtcctgggttcaaatccaggctctggatcttcctgtgtggggtttgcatgttctccccgtaaaatgcgtgggttccctttgggtactccggcttcctcccacttccaaagacatgcacctggggataggttgattggcaacactaaattgtccctagtgtttgaatgtgagtgtgaatgttgtctgtctatctgtgttggccctgcgatgaggtggcgacttgtccagggtgtaccccgccttccgcccgattgtagctgagataggcgccagcgcctcccgtgaccccaaaagggactataTTGTgttattcaagtatacgttctcacgcagttgcttttagctgcgggcattacattacaggcttttctcactctttgttgtctctccttctcacatggagataaaacaagcgcaccttcttacatacgtcacatactgtcgcatcaGACGCCCTCGctagagcagagaggtagcagcatgggtaacattagctgtgatgctagcgaagtggTGCGAGTGgtcatacgagagaaagaaggtgcgaatctggtaacaaatgaaggaagaattcattttcaagaaaaacagcacggggtcctcGTCCGGCGgttgtttggcttcaagcgggaagatgttgaacaagtatgctgcAAAAgcattgttacaaaaagtagcaccactgctaatctgtagcatcatttgaaaagttacccgctagagaatgaagagtgcttgaaactccgcatgtcaacatttccgtttGTTGCCATACCCAGAAAATgctgaagcaaccatttccacatcaacactatatgaaaaaaatagtcaacaacagaaggagattacgtccgcaggaacctaccacatagcgaaggacataaacCATTTAATttcatattatgcagctcatttttattttacagttattgaaatatcttgtgtgacatcatgcacaaacattatttgttttaaacaattgtagtggctttctgtacaaaaagtgcatttaaatttagtgttgttttgatatgtcatcttcatgacatcattcacaaaagtgcactaatagcttgttttaaaatgtctctgacaatcttccactttctgttttgaaatgacatgaatgtttgtgccactgcttgatatcTGTTTAATAATAAAGTTTTGGTAAATTGtcttaattgtggtttccctctctgcatgaaagtttaacattagcatatattaatgcagtatgaacaagaatgttttaatgtagacgcatataatcatcatactgctgtgattatatgcatcagttGCTATTtcgaggctaaggcaaaaatattgagatatatatcgtgtatcgtgacatggcttaaaaatatcgaaatattaataaaaggccatattgcccagccctaattgaatGGTTGTTTTGCAAAGTTTCAAGAACTGTAGGGCGCTTTTCAGAGATATGTAGGACTCAGGAGAAACTGATCTCCAACTTAACCCCAATTAAAACACAACTTAGATGTGGgtgtttgatgagccttttgtgtgCATGTTGGTTATTATATCTCTCTAAGGCCTTTCAGGAATGCAGCTTTCTGTGGTTcctttgttttaatttatttttttctatatatttttagcattatattattactattatttattgTAATTGCGTTTTATATGTCAATTGTATGTATCTTaaagaacaataaacaaaacaataaaaaagattGTCCGACAGTTCAGCATAAGCAGCACCATAAATAGTTTCTTAGCGCACCAATGCTTCAACATCAGTTACATTAAACCCTTCAGCGCTTCAAAACCCACATCCAGACTCTCAAGTTTGAGAGAAATAATTTAACCATGCAGAACTTCAGCCTCTATCAAGTGCTTATAAATCTTGCCAGACAGAAAAAGACATGTTTTGAAGACCTTGGAGAGACATTGCTGCAGTCACTCGATGTACTTTGTAAATAAAAAGTCACGCATCAAACAAATCCTCCAAACGAGTTTTCACTGGTTTTACAGTTTTCATGGCTTTGGTCGAATTTCTATCATGACAGCTTCACAAAACTGGaggaataaaaataatatttttacccAGTTCAAAACATCAATCAGATTTTCCTCTACACTTTTTATACTAAATTTGTCTGTTAACCTTCCAAGATGGTGGCTATTTAAAATGTCAAGTAAATATTGAAACATTACATATACTATTGTAGTATATCCCCATatagaataaatatttaattgatcTAAATTAACGCGACATTCTTGGGGGGGGAGGGGCGCCTTTTAATAATAGTGGAAACACTCTCTGTCTCAATTTGTGCACATCCGTATTTTCTTGGGGTGctcaaaaaaaaattaacttccAAATCATGATTTTTACTTTATTTACTCTGATTTTAAATCGGTTGGAGTTGTTCTAGTTTTCTTTAGAATGACTAACATTCTGtgatttttataataaaaaaatgtaaaatacctttttaaaaaacactgcatgtataccgtattttacaGACTATATGCAACTtcatttttcctacgctttgaatggtgcggctaattgatacatttttcttgtgaacgGCCatgatgttttgtattcaacaaatagttttcataaaacacccaCTGAGACACTAAAAAAGGgtattattgtttgtgctatggcgccatcttttggacgagtttgctcactgcaggtactGCGAGTTGAAAGTGTACAGCAGTGGTCACCAACAAGGTCAATATTtttgcacgcacacgcacacacacacggcagTCCTTCGCTTTTGTTTACAGTTAAAGGACAGAAGAGATAAAATACCCAAATAGTTTTTCAGTTGCGAGCTGCGAGTCCGGCATTTGAGCAGCATGGGCgcttacatctttttttttaatatacatatatatttacacacacatacattatatatatatatatatatatatatatatatatatatatatatatatatatatatatatatatatatatatatatatatatatatatgtatatatgtgtatatatatatatatatatataaacacctacacacacacacaaacatatacatacgaaaatacacatttaaaaaaagaaaaaaaaatatatatatatacacacacagtatacatgtatacatagacatattcacacatatatacaaaccccggtttccataagagttggaaaattgtattggatgtaaatataaacggaatacaatgatttgcaaatccttttcaacccatattcagttgaatgcactacaaagacatacatgttcaaactcattaactttttttgtaaataataatcaacttacaatttcatggctacaacacgtgcctaagtagttgggagagggcatgttcaccaatgtattacatcaccttttctaattttaacaacactcaataaacgtttgggaactgagtaaactaattgttgaagctttgaaagtggaattcttccccgttcttgttttatgtagagcttcagttgttcaacagtccggggtctccgctgttgcattttacgcttcataatacgccacacaattttgatgggagacaggtctggactgcaggcgggccaggaaagtacccgcactcttttttttacgaagccacgctgttgtaacacgtgctgaatgtggcttggcatagtcttgctgaaacaagcaggggcgtccatgaaaaagatgtcgcttagatggcagcatatgttgttccaaaacctgtatgtatctttcagcattaatgatgccttcacagatgtgtaagttacccatgccttgggcactaatgcacccccataccatcacagatgctggcttttaaactttgcgtcgaaaacagtctggatATTTCCCTCCccttttggtccagatgacacgatgttgaatatttccaaaaacaatttgaaatgtggactcgtcagatcacagaacacttttccactttgcattagtccatcttagatgatctctggcccagagaagtcggcgtcgtttctggacgttgttgataaatggctttcgtattgcatagtagagctttaacttgcacttacagatgtagcgacaaactgtatttagtgacagaggttttctgaagtgttcctgagcccatgtggtgatatcctttagagattgatgtcggtttttgatacagtgccgtccgagagatctaaggtcactgtcattcaatgttggtttccggccatgccgcttacatggagtgatttctccagattctatgaaccttttgatgatattatggactgtagatgttgaaatccaaaaatttcttgcaaatgcactttgagaaatgttgttcttaaactgtttgactatttgctcacgcagttgtggacaaatcaatcaatcaatcaatgattatttatatagccctaaatcactagtgtctcagagggctgcacaaaccacaacacaaacctacctcgccccgtcctttcttgtgaaagactgagcattttttgggaagctgtttttatacccaatcatggcacacacctgttcccaattagcctacacacctgtgggatgttccaaaaaagtgtttgatgagcattcatcaactttatcagtatttattgccacctttccgaacttctttgtcacgtgttgctggcatcaaattctgaagttaatgattatttgcaaaagaaaaaaaatttttttcagtttgaacatcaaatatgttgtcttcaactgaatatgggttaaaaatgatttgctaatcattgtattccgtttatatttacatctatcacaatttcccaactcatatggaaatagggtttgtatatatatatatatatatatatatgtatatatatgtgtatatatatatacagatatatatatatatatatatatatatatatatgtatttgtatgtacacacGCACACCTATAtgtgcacacaaacacatacatgtgtacacacacagatacatatgTGCGCgcacacatacagatatatatgtgcgcacagacacgcacacacatttttgtgcatatatgcacacatatatatgtgtgtgtgtgtgtgcacacacataaacgagtgtgtgtgtgtgtgtgtgtgcacacataaacgagtgtgtgtgtgtacatatatattgtgtgtatatacctgtatatattaatatgtatatacacgtatatacacacataatatatacacttccacacacatacatccacatatatacacacacataatatatacacatggacctctacacacatacatatctacacacacatatatacacatacacatctatacacacacaaacacatacatacatacatacatacatacatacatatatatatatatatatatatatatatatatatactgtacatacacgcacacacttatacacacacatatttattgaAACCTACTGCACTTGACAAAAGCTGTAGTCTTTTTGGCCAATTCTGCCTCTGCATCAGGGGGATTCATCCCTACACAAAACCATACAACTGCAGCCATACCGTAACATGACTGAACATTCCCACTTCTTCCCAAGACTAGCCCAACACAGTGACAAAGGCCTACTCAACGATGCACCTGACCCCATTGTATGGTCAATACATCCACAGGTACTGCCATGGgtgtgtacatacatgcatgcctGGGTGCATTCTACATGCATCCATACATACCAATGAGAGGGTCTATTTTTAGAGCGGCTATATCAGCTCACCAGCATACTGTCGGCTGCTTTTCTCAAAATGGCCACATGCACGAAACCGAGCCGGGGAAAGTCACTGAAGGGACCGAACGTCCACCCGGCGTCACCGCTCAGAGATGAGCAAGAGCAATTTGCTGTCAAACAGGTCGGAGCAATACAGTGGATATATGGAAATGTGCGCAACAAGcttgacacacacacatctgcacaAACACTAACAAGTAGAGCCTGTTTGGCTCTGAGTCACACACAAACTTATGTTTAACTGACAGCACAATTTGgttataacaagtgtgtgtgtggagaAAATAGGTGAAGGGCATGAGGACAATAGGCCTCGACAAAATCGGCAGACAAAGACAAGTTGTGTTACGAGAGAAACAAACACATATTTGGCGTGGTGATGGGCAGGAAGGGAAAAGGAATTTGTGGCACACAAAGCTCGACCTCAGCTCCTACGGCTACTGCATCAATGCCATCTGTGCCCATGAATGCCCAACTCACTTGATGAAGCAACGAGCGCCCTCAAATGTGTAGCCTTCCTCCCATCCTGTTGGCAAATCTGCAAGGGGCAGGAGATAAACAGCATTACAGATGTGcaaacacacacgcgcgcgcgcacacacacgcagcgCACTCCCGCATAGCGATGCAGTGTCTGGAGGGGGGGAAATCGTTTTTCTTGCGTTGCATTTCTGTTTTTTGGGAGGTCTGCATAACTCGGGTAATTTGCATGCATGCATCTAGATTCACAACCGTGCAGGTTTTCATACCTACATGCTGTTCTGTAGCAAAGCGAGGATAAATATctccccaaaaaaaatgtttagttgcAAAAGTGCCCAGGTGGATTACGAGGAGAGAAGAGGAGGCTGTTGCTTTGCTGCAGTGATCCCTCCTCTCTCCGTCTGGAACTTCTCCACTGCCCGATTCTTCTTGTATTTGGGCTCTTTCAAAACAGAAATATACGTCTAAAAACACACAGAACTTGCCTGGAGTTGTCCTGTGCCCCGTTATTACAGCCTCCCCGCTGACAGGCTGCAGCCAGGTTGTACTCTTCGCTTCTTCGCTGttaatggaagaaaaaaaacggGAGGGAAAAAGGTGATCAAAACGTCGAAAAAACACAGACCAACTAATAATACTAGCCGGGCCCGAGTGACAAAATCCACAAATCCACTCGATATTTACTTGATAAAGAACAGGCGTCCATCCTGGGTGACGCCGTAACTCCAAGAAGGGGGAAGACAGGAGAGCCAGTCCGGGTTAGGATCCGCCGCCATGTCTGTCTTCTCCTGCTGTGTCGGGGCTGCGGTGCGCGGCGCCGTGCCAAGCACGCCCCCGCGCACCGCGTGAGAGGCGAGAACGCGCTTTCGGAAGACACAACTTTGTTGTGGGCAGATCGATAACAGCGATTGCAATGGTAGTATCCTGTTGGGGCGATATTATGTGATgataattatataaatatgtattttatcgTATTGTttataaagtacagtgtttttcagccttttttgagccaagacacatGTTTTGCCTtggaaaaatccagaggcacaccactaacagaaatcattaaaaaaaaacgaaaccgagttgacagtaaaaagtcgtcacaattgttggatattgttttaaaccataaccaaccatgcatagctcttgtctcaaagtaggtgtactgtgacttagtattttgagttgtttgctgttttcctgctgcgatgagttggcgacttgtccagggtgtaccccgccttccgcccgattgtagctgagataggcgccagcgccccccgcgaccccaaaagggaataagcggtagaaaatggatggatggttgctgttttcctgtgtagtgttttagttcttgtcttgcgctcttattttgctggctttttttttgctttttttggtattttcctgtagcattttcatgttttcctttgagcattatttcccgcatctacattgttttagcaatcaagaataatttcagttgtttttatccttctttgtggggacattgtagatcatgtcatgttcggatgtacattgtggtcgctaggggtgtgggaaaatatcgattcgaatacgaatcgaatcgaatatgttgtgcgattcagaatcgattctctttttttttaaatcgatttcttttcatttaatttttttttttatcaatccatcaAACCacaacacagca
This genomic interval carries:
- the LOC133560538 gene encoding pleckstrin homology domain-containing family A member 5-like isoform X15: MAADPNPDWLSCLPPSWSYGVTQDGRLFFINEEAKSTTWLQPVSGEAVITGHRTTPDLPTGWEEGYTFEGARCFIKWVTMTTAA
- the LOC133560538 gene encoding pleckstrin homology domain-containing family A member 5-like isoform X16 codes for the protein MAADPNPDWLSCLPPSWSYGVTQDGRLFFINEEAKSTTWLQPVSGEAVITGHRTTPDLPTGWEEGYTFEGARCFIK